One genomic window of Candidatus Babeliales bacterium includes the following:
- a CDS encoding deoxynucleoside kinase, whose product MTSPKKKHILVLEGNIGAGKSTFLDILRRNLDIDVIFEPTDKWQQVGASGNLLNLFYSDTPRWAYTFQSYAFISRVQAQQEHEERATGDKVHVIERSVYCDRYCFAKNCFEAGLMSELEWQIYKEWFGWLVEKYTTRPSGFVYLQATPETCYQRLTKRNRSEESEIPLAYLQALHQRHQDWLIDKKDVIDVLKNVPVLTLDCNQDFEFDLEEQEKHIQAVKDFIENIGAITPAKITTFETENKKQVNSGACEGSV is encoded by the coding sequence ATGACGTCACCAAAAAAGAAGCATATTCTCGTTCTGGAAGGAAATATTGGAGCTGGAAAGTCGACCTTTTTGGATATTTTGCGTCGTAATCTTGATATTGATGTTATTTTTGAACCTACTGATAAATGGCAACAAGTGGGTGCTTCAGGTAATTTGCTCAATCTTTTTTATAGCGATACCCCACGTTGGGCCTACACGTTTCAGTCATATGCTTTTATTAGTCGTGTTCAGGCGCAGCAGGAGCACGAAGAACGAGCAACGGGCGATAAGGTGCACGTAATTGAGCGTTCGGTTTATTGCGATCGTTATTGTTTTGCCAAAAATTGCTTTGAAGCGGGTCTTATGAGTGAGCTTGAATGGCAAATTTATAAAGAATGGTTTGGTTGGTTGGTTGAAAAATATACTACGCGACCAAGTGGTTTTGTTTATTTGCAAGCAACCCCAGAAACGTGCTATCAGCGCTTAACGAAGCGTAATCGTTCTGAAGAGTCAGAAATTCCATTAGCATATTTACAAGCTCTTCATCAACGCCATCAAGATTGGTTGATTGACAAGAAAGATGTTATTGATGTTTTAAAAAATGTTCCTGTTTTAACGCTTGATTGCAATCAAGATTTTGAATTTGATCTTGAAGAGCAGGAAAAGCACATTCAAGCAGTTAAAGATTTTATAGAAAATATTGGCGCTATTACGCCAGCAAAAATTACAACATTTGAAACGGAAAATAAAAAACAGGTGAATTCTGGTGCTTGTGAGGGGTCTGTTTAG
- the atpH gene encoding ATP synthase F1 subunit delta — translation MILKSEALAKKYAQALMNLYQDLLDDRCYQSLLVLEAFFKKHKYVCVYLDIPTISDEFKELMLKKILETLNICKTIVRLIKPLLKHRRIEMIYDIVCQVIRLYRIRKNMLLFEVTTSHHLTDQEQQEVIVQLEKIPEVKKVEVTFLVDSELVCGIKIKGETLMWESSIAQHLENVKRSVLRRVRLW, via the coding sequence ATGATTTTAAAAAGTGAAGCACTTGCGAAAAAATATGCGCAAGCGCTGATGAATCTTTATCAAGACCTTCTTGACGATCGTTGCTATCAAAGCTTGCTCGTGTTGGAAGCGTTTTTTAAGAAACATAAATACGTTTGTGTTTATTTAGATATTCCAACCATTAGTGATGAATTTAAAGAGCTTATGCTCAAAAAGATTTTAGAAACACTTAATATTTGTAAGACCATTGTGCGCTTGATTAAGCCGTTGCTTAAGCACCGTCGTATTGAGATGATTTATGATATTGTGTGTCAAGTGATTAGGTTGTATCGCATTCGCAAAAATATGTTACTCTTTGAGGTAACTACATCGCACCATTTAACTGATCAAGAACAACAGGAAGTCATTGTACAGTTAGAAAAAATTCCAGAAGTGAAAAAGGTAGAAGTGACTTTTTTAGTTGATTCTGAGTTGGTGTGTGGCATTAAGATAAAAGGTGAGACTCTTATGTGGGAGAGCTCCATTGCGCAACATTTAGAAAATGTAAAACGTTCAGTGCTTCGACGAGTGAGACTATGGTAG
- a CDS encoding cation-transporting P-type ATPase: MNAYQKSINELEKELQIDSQQGLSLPIVHERQKCYGYNVITQKQTTTWLSVLMSQFLNPLMIILLLAAGASFFLNEYKDSIIVLIVVVVNIIIGFVQEWRADRARQLLKSYEVSWCKVKRSGHYGIVDAASLVPGDVVVLEAGSRVPADMRLFFVADCMIDEALLTGEAKPVKKECGVLLEVCPVGNRRNMAYAGTHVLNGKAEGVVVATGAATQLGMIAALVSETKRGLTPLQEQLKRFSWLLGGGMVSLTAGVVALGVARGHALGDLITTGIALAVAAVPEGMLVALTVVLALGMRRMLQRQALVRHLVAAETLGSVSVICTDKTGTLTEGRMCVVKAITSAIEYDFDQENQRVLSLDSEINYLLTACVLNSNADVDVVHKTFIGQPTEVALLAAAHAAGIDSAVCRQEFVRLAELPFSSEKKYMATVHRYFEEEVLIVKGAPEKIFSLCKQNAALQKFEQRMRELSAQGLRLLAVAEAKKSHISLEHDIKNLDCLGLIGIQDPLRKHAADTVRELKNAGIYVVLVTGDHVETATHVARLVGLPVGNERVMSGSNLDQLMPGQLEDLIQNITVFARVEPRHKIDIVRAWQQKSQSVAMTGDGVNDAPALKAADIGVALGSGSDVAHETASIVLLDNNLSTISAAVREGRIIFDNIRKIIVYLMTDSFSEIVLIGSAFILDLPLPITAAQIFWINLVSDGLPYLALTVEPAEPDVMIQKPRSKNESIVSREMKLLIFVIGIITDFFLLTLYMILLKFSVFDFAYIRTIIFTALSIHTLFYVFSVRSMRSSFFTMNPFSNRMLNYAVVISFLMQLAVVYLPFLQDLFDTVALGFFEWFLVVGLSLVKVISIELVKHFFIATKKRPTSV; the protein is encoded by the coding sequence ATGAATGCATATCAGAAATCAATTAATGAGTTAGAAAAAGAATTGCAAATTGATAGTCAACAAGGATTATCATTGCCAATAGTTCATGAACGGCAAAAATGTTATGGTTACAATGTTATCACCCAAAAACAAACAACAACCTGGTTGAGTGTTTTAATGAGCCAGTTTCTGAATCCTTTAATGATTATTTTGTTGCTTGCAGCAGGAGCAAGTTTTTTTTTAAACGAATACAAAGATAGTATTATTGTTTTGATTGTTGTAGTCGTTAATATTATTATTGGTTTTGTACAAGAATGGCGAGCCGATCGAGCGAGACAGCTTCTAAAATCATATGAAGTCTCGTGGTGTAAGGTTAAGAGATCGGGGCATTATGGTATTGTTGATGCTGCTTCGTTGGTGCCGGGTGATGTTGTTGTTCTTGAAGCGGGTTCTCGAGTTCCTGCCGATATGCGTCTTTTTTTTGTTGCTGATTGTATGATAGACGAAGCGCTGTTAACGGGCGAAGCAAAGCCAGTAAAAAAAGAGTGTGGGGTTTTATTGGAGGTTTGCCCGGTTGGGAATCGGCGTAATATGGCTTATGCTGGCACGCATGTGTTGAACGGCAAGGCAGAAGGAGTTGTGGTTGCTACCGGGGCTGCAACGCAACTTGGTATGATTGCTGCTTTGGTTAGTGAAACAAAACGAGGTTTAACGCCCTTGCAAGAGCAGTTGAAGCGGTTTAGCTGGCTTCTTGGTGGAGGAATGGTTAGCTTAACAGCAGGTGTGGTTGCTCTTGGCGTTGCTCGTGGCCACGCCTTGGGCGATTTGATAACGACTGGCATCGCACTGGCTGTTGCTGCTGTACCAGAAGGCATGTTGGTTGCGTTGACTGTTGTGTTAGCGCTTGGAATGCGGCGCATGTTACAGCGTCAAGCTTTGGTTAGGCATCTTGTGGCGGCAGAAACGTTGGGTAGTGTTTCGGTTATTTGTACTGATAAAACAGGGACATTAACAGAGGGACGCATGTGCGTTGTAAAAGCTATAACATCTGCTATAGAGTATGACTTTGATCAAGAGAACCAGCGTGTTCTATCATTGGATTCTGAAATTAATTATTTGTTGACGGCTTGTGTTTTGAATAGTAATGCCGATGTTGATGTGGTACATAAAACGTTTATTGGTCAACCAACGGAAGTGGCATTATTGGCGGCAGCGCATGCAGCAGGCATAGATAGTGCTGTGTGTCGGCAAGAATTTGTGCGGTTGGCAGAGCTGCCTTTTTCTTCTGAAAAAAAATATATGGCTACAGTACATCGTTATTTTGAAGAAGAAGTTCTTATAGTAAAAGGTGCGCCTGAAAAAATTTTTTCATTGTGTAAGCAAAATGCTGCCTTGCAGAAATTTGAGCAACGAATGCGAGAATTATCGGCCCAGGGCCTGCGTTTGCTTGCTGTTGCTGAAGCAAAAAAATCTCATATTTCATTAGAGCATGATATAAAAAATTTAGATTGTCTTGGACTTATTGGGATCCAAGATCCATTGCGTAAGCATGCGGCTGATACGGTGCGTGAGCTTAAAAATGCAGGAATTTACGTTGTGCTGGTTACTGGCGATCATGTAGAAACAGCAACGCATGTTGCTCGTTTGGTTGGGTTGCCTGTTGGGAACGAACGTGTCATGTCTGGCAGCAATCTAGATCAATTGATGCCAGGCCAACTTGAGGACCTAATTCAAAACATTACCGTTTTTGCGCGTGTTGAGCCGCGTCATAAAATTGACATTGTTCGTGCTTGGCAACAAAAGAGCCAGTCGGTTGCTATGACTGGTGATGGTGTTAATGATGCTCCGGCGCTTAAAGCGGCTGATATTGGTGTTGCTCTGGGCTCTGGATCTGATGTTGCACATGAAACGGCGAGCATTGTTTTGTTGGACAATAATTTGTCTACGATAAGTGCTGCTGTTCGTGAGGGGCGTATTATTTTTGATAATATTCGTAAAATAATTGTTTACTTGATGACCGACAGTTTTAGTGAAATTGTTTTAATTGGTTCTGCCTTTATTCTTGACCTTCCGTTGCCCATTACTGCGGCGCAAATTTTTTGGATTAATTTAGTATCAGATGGGCTGCCATATCTTGCGTTAACGGTTGAGCCTGCAGAGCCTGATGTGATGATTCAAAAGCCGCGCAGCAAAAATGAGTCGATTGTGAGCCGTGAAATGAAGCTTTTGATTTTTGTTATTGGTATAATTACTGATTTTTTTTTACTTACTCTTTATATGATTCTATTAAAATTTTCAGTTTTTGATTTTGCTTATATTCGTACTATTATTTTTACGGCGCTTTCGATTCATACATTGTTTTATGTTTTTTCAGTTCGAAGTATGCGATCTTCTTTTTTTACTATGAATCCATTTTCTAATCGAATGCTGAATTATGCCGTAGTTATTTCATTTTTGATGCAATTAGCTGTTGTGTACCTACCCTTTTTGCAAGATCTTTTTGATACGGTTGCATTGGGCTTTTTTGAATGGTTTTTAGTTGTTGGCTTGTCTTTAGTTAAAGTTATTAGTATTGAGCTAGTAAAGCATTTTTTTATAGCAACAAAAAAAAGACCTACGAGTGTTTAA
- a CDS encoding rRNA pseudouridine synthase yields the protein METNQKTQLTKYLAHCGLSSRRKVTDLINEGLIAINGAIVKNPGERINPTDTITCQGRVVRPEKKVYILLNKPEGFVCTLSDPNQERTVMELVQLPSKQRIYPVGRLDQDTTGVLIMTNDGDLAQQLAHPRFARKKVYHTLLDRDLDPRDLEKIRNGITLRDGKVKADRAYFVQGRTKRHVGVELHSGRYHIIRRIFMHLGYHVTKLDRVAYSSLTKRGVTKGNWRYLTQEEIRMLQAPEVKYVPTKRIAKNSK from the coding sequence ATGGAAACAAACCAAAAAACGCAATTAACCAAATATTTAGCCCATTGTGGGCTCTCGTCACGCCGCAAAGTGACCGATTTGATTAATGAAGGACTTATCGCTATCAACGGGGCTATTGTTAAAAACCCTGGCGAACGCATAAACCCTACCGACACTATAACCTGCCAAGGCAGAGTTGTTCGACCTGAAAAGAAGGTCTATATCTTGCTTAACAAGCCAGAAGGCTTTGTTTGTACGCTTTCAGACCCTAACCAAGAACGAACAGTTATGGAACTGGTCCAGCTACCAAGCAAGCAACGCATTTATCCAGTTGGTCGTTTAGACCAAGACACCACCGGTGTTTTGATTATGACCAACGATGGAGATTTAGCACAGCAACTCGCACATCCACGCTTTGCCAGAAAAAAAGTGTATCACACACTGCTTGACCGCGATCTAGATCCGCGCGATTTAGAAAAGATTAGAAACGGCATCACGTTACGAGACGGCAAAGTTAAAGCAGATCGGGCCTATTTTGTGCAAGGCAGAACCAAACGCCATGTTGGGGTTGAATTACACAGCGGCCGCTATCACATTATTAGAAGAATTTTTATGCATCTTGGGTACCACGTAACCAAGCTTGATCGCGTTGCCTACTCGTCGCTTACCAAACGCGGTGTTACCAAAGGTAACTGGCGCTACCTGACTCAAGAAGAAATCAGAATGCTCCAAGCACCAGAAGTAAAATACGTACCAACAAAGCGCATTGCCAAAAATTCTAAATAA
- the atpA gene encoding F0F1 ATP synthase subunit alpha, translated as MVERDTDIISILEKSLSDKPQEKLEEIGTVIKVGDGICKVYGLTNAIFGEFINFENGGKGIILDLDEDYVSVVLLDSSCIVIEQEVAHRTGTVFCVPVGEALVGRVVNARGMPLDACGEIKAEKLMPVEHAVAGIAQRSPVNRSMETGIVVADSLIPIGRGQRELIIGNRGTGKTTIAIDTILHQKGKNVICIYVSIGNKQSSTAKIIYEFEKHGAFEYCIVVNADAKESALNQFLAPYSGCTIGEYFMKKGKDVLIVYDDLSAHAIAYRELSLLLRRPPGREAYPGDIFYIHSRLLERAGQLSAEQGGGSLTALPIIQTQGDDISAYIPTNLISITDGQIFLDTSLFNSGMRPAVNVGLSVSRVGGSAQTKAIKKVAGTLKLDLAQYNELLAFAQFGSELDRASRRVLDRGRRATELLKQDEHVTYSFVDQVLFLFLLKEGFLDKLTIEYVKPFAAQFVSYVHGTNQALYMHIQTTKELSDDDAAELRKAAEEFGLIFSE; from the coding sequence ATGGTAGAAAGAGATACGGATATAATTTCTATTCTTGAGAAATCATTAAGTGATAAGCCCCAAGAAAAATTAGAAGAAATTGGGACGGTTATTAAAGTTGGCGATGGTATTTGTAAGGTCTATGGCCTGACCAATGCTATTTTTGGCGAGTTTATTAATTTTGAAAATGGTGGCAAGGGGATTATCCTTGATCTTGACGAAGATTATGTTTCTGTTGTTTTGCTTGATAGCAGCTGTATTGTTATTGAGCAAGAAGTTGCACATCGCACGGGAACTGTTTTCTGTGTGCCGGTTGGCGAGGCTCTTGTTGGTCGCGTTGTTAATGCTCGTGGTATGCCGCTGGATGCGTGTGGTGAAATAAAAGCTGAAAAACTAATGCCTGTTGAGCATGCTGTTGCCGGTATTGCACAGCGTAGCCCAGTAAACCGTTCAATGGAAACTGGTATTGTGGTTGCCGATAGTTTAATTCCCATTGGTCGTGGGCAGCGTGAGCTGATTATTGGTAATCGTGGCACAGGAAAGACCACCATTGCTATTGATACCATTTTGCATCAAAAGGGCAAAAACGTTATCTGTATTTACGTTTCGATTGGTAATAAGCAGTCGAGCACGGCAAAAATTATTTATGAATTTGAAAAGCATGGTGCCTTTGAGTATTGTATTGTGGTTAATGCAGATGCTAAAGAATCTGCCTTAAATCAATTCTTGGCTCCATATTCGGGCTGCACCATTGGTGAATATTTTATGAAAAAGGGCAAAGACGTTTTGATTGTTTACGATGATCTGAGCGCGCATGCCATTGCGTATCGTGAATTGTCGCTTTTGTTGCGCCGTCCACCTGGACGTGAAGCGTATCCTGGCGATATTTTTTATATTCACTCGCGTCTTTTAGAGCGTGCGGGCCAGCTTTCTGCCGAGCAAGGTGGTGGTTCGTTAACTGCATTGCCAATTATTCAAACGCAGGGCGACGACATTTCTGCTTACATTCCGACCAATCTTATTTCAATAACTGATGGTCAGATCTTTTTAGATACCAGTTTATTTAATAGTGGTATGCGGCCTGCCGTTAATGTTGGCTTGTCGGTATCACGTGTTGGTGGTTCTGCCCAGACCAAGGCTATTAAAAAAGTTGCAGGGACATTAAAACTTGATTTAGCACAGTACAATGAATTGCTGGCATTTGCGCAATTTGGCTCAGAGCTTGACCGTGCAAGTCGGCGTGTGCTGGACCGTGGTAGGCGGGCAACCGAATTATTGAAGCAAGACGAGCATGTGACGTATTCGTTTGTTGATCAAGTTTTGTTTTTGTTTCTTTTGAAAGAAGGTTTTTTAGATAAACTTACGATAGAATATGTTAAGCCTTTTGCTGCACAATTTGTTAGTTACGTTCATGGAACCAACCAAGCGCTTTATATGCACATTCAAACAACAAAAGAATTGTCTGACGACGATGCTGCTGAATTGCGAAAAGCTGCTGAAGAGTTTGGGTTGATTTTTTCTGAATAA
- the atpE gene encoding ATP synthase F0 subunit C: MADTNWVPIAAYIAAGLCMGIGTLGPSLGQGFIGGKACESIGKKPESSNVVFRTMVIALAFVESTAIYALVISLILLFYVGK, encoded by the coding sequence ATGGCTGATACAAATTGGGTGCCAATAGCCGCGTACATAGCTGCTGGTTTGTGCATGGGAATCGGTACATTGGGGCCATCGCTTGGGCAAGGGTTCATTGGCGGTAAAGCCTGTGAGAGCATTGGTAAGAAGCCAGAAAGTTCCAACGTTGTTTTTAGAACCATGGTTATAGCTCTTGCATTTGTTGAATCAACGGCTATTTATGCCTTGGTTATTTCGCTTATTTTATTGTTTTACGTTGGCAAATAA